In Methanobacterium sp., a single window of DNA contains:
- a CDS encoding TIGR00269 family protein, with the protein MKQCTKCGSENVIIRRKASGQMLCRECFIESTTRKVLRTIRKNKLIEKGDKVAVALSGGKDSVMVLDILNSLYRRNIIDLFAITIDEGIGGYRKHGVDIAIKNTKELGIYHRIESFKDYFGKNLDDIMADRRREHGACTYCGVFRRWIINRIAREEGATKIATGHNLDDETQAILMNYLEGNIDNLMRIGAKTEPMSDKFTVKIKPLREIPEKEIGLYVIARELDVHFDECPYSKESFRGEIGRFIKELSVNRPTIMYSTLKGFDKIQPVIRKEFRENANMGECINCGEPSSHELCRACLFLKKLE; encoded by the coding sequence ATGAAACAATGTACAAAATGTGGCAGTGAAAATGTTATTATAAGGAGGAAAGCGTCTGGACAGATGCTTTGCAGGGAATGTTTCATTGAATCCACTACCCGGAAAGTTCTAAGGACCATTAGAAAAAATAAGCTAATAGAAAAAGGAGATAAAGTAGCAGTTGCATTATCTGGTGGAAAAGACAGTGTAATGGTTCTGGATATTCTTAATTCTCTTTACAGACGTAATATAATTGATTTATTTGCAATAACTATTGATGAAGGAATAGGAGGGTATAGAAAACATGGGGTAGATATTGCAATTAAAAATACAAAAGAATTAGGCATATATCATAGAATTGAATCATTTAAAGATTATTTTGGCAAAAATCTTGACGATATAATGGCAGACAGGCGTCGGGAACATGGGGCATGCACTTACTGTGGTGTTTTTAGAAGATGGATTATAAATAGAATAGCAAGAGAGGAAGGAGCCACAAAAATTGCCACAGGCCACAACCTTGACGATGAAACCCAGGCAATATTAATGAACTATCTGGAGGGAAATATAGATAATTTAATGCGTATTGGAGCTAAAACAGAACCTATGAGTGATAAATTCACAGTCAAAATTAAACCTCTGCGCGAGATTCCTGAAAAAGAAATAGGGTTATATGTAATTGCCAGGGAGCTTGATGTTCATTTTGATGAGTGTCCTTACTCAAAAGAATCTTTTAGAGGAGAAATAGGACGTTTTATAAAAGAATTATCGGTTAATCGGCCTACAATAATGTATTCAACCCTTAAAGGTTTTGATAAAATACAGCCTGTTATTCGAAAAGAATTTAGAGAAAATGCGAACATGGGTGAATGCATCAACTGCGGTGAACCATCTTCTCATGAACTTTGCAGAGCCTGTTTGTTTTTGAAAAAATTAGAATAG